The following proteins are encoded in a genomic region of Gouania willdenowi chromosome 6, fGouWil2.1, whole genome shotgun sequence:
- the LOC114464896 gene encoding USP6 N-terminal-like protein gives MRIEDLVSTYRYSAAEVSPKDLDMKKDIDALIAEERADIISKYDKGRQEGVTIDPWEDADYNIYKVTDRFGFLHEDALPTPTVQEEKQKQQEVERVEKWLKMVKKWDKYRNSEKLVKRVYKGIPLQLRGQAWALLLDIEKVKQDNKGKYEKMKWQARSFSGEIKQIDMDVNRTFRNHIMFMDRFGVKQQALFHVLAAYSVYNTEVSYCQGMSQIAAILLMYLNEEDAFWALSQLLTNSKHCMHGFFIPGFPKLQRFQAHHELILSKMLPKLKKHMDKEQMTTGIYTTKWFLQCFIDRTPFTLTLRLWDIYILEGEKVLTAMAYTTLKLHKKRLQKLPLEDLREFLQEQLAESFLFPDDIVVEQLQVSMAELRAKKLNQPPAAKSEELPKKPLGQEMPVVLLLPPQPDSPLEVKVNVQQTDMEITSSPTDTKESEMNMDTHSLPSAESDVKPLKEARAPVLPAKPKTPCADAKMVKDVKEDRQRQTEDLQDQEEALDWPPPYEPPASYAIKTVEDIMDLPDLPPPPLFYTNQCERRSQDCEAEAVHPPPPSSLVTQIKPTPKPSPFLDLTQRKAFPPHRSTSKLPSSKPTQFPVSLYVPVPPGDRRPSNTSQYDNLSEADDDDRCLERILVSTPEEIQPSMHHSPAFIPVRKAPPPPRFIPPSPSPSPWTLPCLPQEPEYRGEHSWVENSITPPPPPSFADRLSPFQSNPGWCVETHKTTSSSISKTFSRGPRGHSAFPAPLLYTGSPSRSSGQTPVEEMLVRATQDFCRGSSS, from the exons ATTTGGACATGAAGAAAGATATCGATGCTCTGATAGCTGAAGAACGGGCTGACATTATCTCTAAATATGACAAG GGCAGGCAGGAGGGCGTCACTATCGACCCATGGGAGGATGCCGACTACAACATATATAAAGTCACTGATCGCTTTGGATTCCTGCA TGAGGATGCGCTGCCAACTCCCACTGTGCAGGAGGAGAAG CAAAAGCAGCAGGAGGTCGAGCGAGTGGAGAAATGGTTGAAAATGGTGAAGAAATGGGACAAGTACAGGAACAGTGAAAAG TTGGTGAAGCGTGTGTACAAAGGCATTCCTCTGCAGCTCAGAGGACAGGCCTGGGCCTTGCTTTTAGATATTGAGAAGGTTAAACAGGACAACAAAGGCAAATATGAG AAAATGAAATGGCAGGCTCGGAGCTTTTCTGGAGAGATCAAACAGATAGACATGGACGTCAACAGAACCTTCAGGAACCACATCATGTTCATGGACCGGTTTGGAGTCAA GCAGCAGGCACTGTTCCATGTGCTAGCAGCCTATTCTGTCTACAACACA GAGGTGAGCTACTGCCAAGGGATGAGTCAGATCGCTGCCATCCTGCTCATGTACCTGAATGAAGAAGACGCTTTCTGGGCTCTTTCCCAGCTCCTGACTAACAGCAAGCACTGCATGCACG GGTTTTTCATCCCGGGATTTCCCAAGCTGCAGCGTTTCCAGGCTCATCATGAGCTGATCCTCTCTAAAATGCTGCCTAAGCTGAAGAAACACATG GACAAGGAGCAGATGACAACTGGCATTTACACGACCAAATGGTTCCTCCAGTGTTTCATCGACAGA ACCCCGTTTACCCTCACTCTTCGTCTGTGGGACATCTACATACTGGAGGGGGAGAAGGTCCTCACTGCCATGGCCTACACAACCCTGAAGCTACACAAAA AGCGTCTGCAGAAGCTTCCATTAGAAGACCTGAGGGAGTTCCTCCAGGAGCAGCTCGCCGAGTCCTTCCTCTTTCCTGACGACATCGTGGTGGAACAGTTACAGGTTTCTATGGCTGAGCTTCGCGCTAAAAAGCTGAACCAACCTCCAGCAG CTAAATCTGAGGAGTTACCTAAAAAGCCTCTTGGTCAGGAGATGCCAGTTGTTCTCCTCTTGCCGCCTCAGCCTGACTCTCCGttagaggtgaaagtaaatgtgcagcagacagatatGGAAATCACTTCGTCTCCTACAGACACCAAAGAGTCTGAGATGAATATGGATACACACAGTTTGCCTTCAGCAGAGTCAGATGTAAAGCCTTTAAAGGAGGCGAGAGCACCTGTGCTACCTGCTAAACCAAAGACACCCTGTGCTGATGCTAAGATGGTTAAAGATGTGAAGGAGGATAGACAAAGACAAACTGAGGACCTGCAGGACCAGGAAGAGGCTCTGGACTGGCCTCCACCTTACGAGCCTCCAGCTTCTTACGCTATAAAGACTGTGGAGGACATCATGGACCTTCCAGATCTGCCCCCTCCACCacttttttacacaaatcaaTGTGAACGTAGGAGCCAGGACTGTGAGGCAGAAGCTgtccatcctcctcctccctcatcACTGGTCACTCAAATCAAACCAACTCCAAAACCTTCGCCCTTCCTCGATCTCACACAGAGGAAAGCGTTTCCTCCTCATCGATCCACCTCCAAACTTCCCTCCTCCAAACCAACCCAGTTCCCCGTCTCACTCTACGTCCCAGTGCCCCCAGGAGACAGGAGGCCTTCCAACACCTCCCAGTACGACAACCTCTCCGAGGCCGACGACGACGACCGCTGCCTGGAGCGAATCCTCGTCTCCACCCCTGAGGAAATACAACCCAGCATGCACCACAGCCCAGCGTTTATCCCGGTGAggaaagccccgcctcctcctcGATTCATCCCTCCATCTCCATCTCCCTCTCCGTGGACTCTCCCTTGTTTGCCTCAGGAGCCAGAATACAGAGGCGAGCACAGCTGGGTGGAGAACTCCATCACCCCCCCTCCTCCACCTAGTTTCGCAGACAGACTCTCTCCATTCCAGTCCAACCCCGGCTGGTGTGTGGAGACGCACAAAACCACGTCATCCAGCATCTCCAAGACTTTCTCTCGTGGTCCAAGAGGCCATTCTGCGTTTCCAGCACCGCTCCTATACACCGGGTCCCCTTCCAGGTCCTCAGGACAGACACCAGTAGAGGAGATGCTAGTCCGGGCTACTCAGGACTTTTGTCGGGGTTCCTCCTCCTGA